The Vulcanimicrobium alpinum sequence GTCGATGCCGAGATGCCGCACAAGACGTGGCAGTCGCCGCTGCTTACCGCGCTCGACCGCCCGGAGCATAATGGAATCGACTTGCTCCCAGCTGATGCCCAAGCGACGCGCGACCGCCGCGACGGACATCTCGAGTAGGAGGGCGATCGCCTAACGCTCGAAGCGCGACGTAAACTCGGTGCGACCGCTTGACCAGGAATCGCAACGGTCGTGACGCCGTGCTCGGGACAATCGATCCGGGGTACGGAGGCGTGCAAGAAAAGTTGGTCGCCGGCCAGATCGAGGTCACGCCAGACGCGCTCGCGATGATCGTGCTTGGGGCACTCCCGATCGCATTTTGGACAGCGACCCGCGCCTTGCCATTCAAGCCGAACATCGACCCGATTTCGCTCGAGATCGAGCTTTGATTCGGTCACGTCCCAAGGATCTTCGACGCGCAGCAACCCGCGGATGAATTCGGTGTCTCGCATGGCGTAGCATTACGACGGCCGACCGATTTCCTCTCGCCCGCCCACTACAAAACCGGAAGACCCATTTGCATTTCGTCATGGGCATGTGATCCGTGATCGTCGCCGGCAACGCGAACAAAATGCGCGCCGACACCGTTGCCGCCGAAACGACAGACCACTTCGCCGGGTGCCAACATCAGATTGAAGATTCGCGTTCCGATGGTCTGGTCCCGGTTTCGTGGACACCATGATAGGCCTCAAAGCGAGGTCAGGAAAATGGTGATTCATGGGAGAGGCAAGGCGATAATTTCCGCGTGAATACAAGCTGGAGGCAGTACGCCGCGTAGCTGAAGGAAGCGAACCTGTTTCGCAGGTTGCTCGGGCCCTTGACATTCGGCCGGAGCGCCGGCGATGCTCACCACAAACGACGCTGCACGTGCGAGCGCGGTGCTCTCGTTGCGCGTGTCGTTGCGGCGGCATCCCTCGGTCAGCGCATGCGGCATGCCGAGGCCGGGATTGTTGTAGCTGGCGACGTTCGAGACGGAAATGATGTCGATATTCGGCGCGGACGAGCCGCGGCGTTCGTCGGTGATCGAGGTGAGCTGCGTGCCGTCGCGATCGTAGGCGCGGAACGTCAGCGTGCGCGGACGGAAATCCGGCGGGCACGTCTCAACCGCCGCATACGGTTCGCAATCCGCCGCGTCGGCGTGGACGAAGATCGGGCCCGTCTCGGCATACGGTCCGCCGGTGCGGAACGGGCGCTGCGCGAGCAGGATGAGCCGCGTGCCGGCCGGCGTGAGGCGAAGGCACGCCCGGCACGGGTTGCCCTCGTCGGTCGACGTCTGCACGGTCCACGCGTCGCCGTGCTCGTCGCGCAGCATATCACGCGCGCGTCGCGCGACGCTCTGGTCGATCGGAGGATAGCGCATCGATCTCATCCGTCGACGATCGCACGTTCGCGCGGCGCGCGCGCTCCGCGCGCGCATCGGCTTCGCGCCGCAGCAATTCGCGTTTGCGCGCGACGCCCCAGCGATAACCGGCGGCGTCTCCGTCTTCGCGGACGACGCGATGGCACGG is a genomic window containing:
- a CDS encoding DUF1203 domain-containing protein; amino-acid sequence: MRYPPIDQSVARRARDMLRDEHGDAWTVQTSTDEGNPCRACLRLTPAGTRLILLAQRPFRTGGPYAETGPIFVHADAADCEPYAAVETCPPDFRPRTLTFRAYDRDGTQLTSITDERRGSSAPNIDIISVSNVASYNNPGLGMPHALTEGCRRNDTRNESTALARAASFVVSIAGAPAECQGPEQPAKQVRFLQLRGVLPPACIHAEIIALPLP